A stretch of the Mycobacteroides immunogenum genome encodes the following:
- the mmsB gene encoding 3-hydroxyisobutyrate dehydrogenase, protein MATYGWIGLGNMGGPMAANLVAAGHTVRGFDLSGDALAAAEAKGVTAVEEIAEVLAGAEVVFTMLPKGEHVRSVFEGPYGIWENASPSTLLIDSSTVDIETSRYCHAESTRRGFQFVDAPVSGGISGAHAATLCFMLGGGLESVGAATDYIKPMAGRVIHAGDGGAGVAAKICNNMMLFIDMMANSEGSQLAEKLGLDPKVFWEICSVSSARSWAQQTWYPVPDIIESAAANRNFDATFTVDLAHKDARLALAAGEATGVKLPAATMVTEQFQQLIDEGLGGKDCSLIVKYATPDGSARGYTP, encoded by the coding sequence ATGGCGACCTATGGCTGGATCGGTTTGGGGAACATGGGCGGCCCGATGGCCGCCAATCTGGTGGCGGCCGGGCACACGGTGCGCGGTTTCGACCTCTCAGGCGACGCGCTAGCGGCCGCGGAAGCCAAGGGCGTGACCGCGGTGGAGGAGATCGCCGAAGTGCTGGCCGGGGCCGAAGTCGTCTTCACCATGCTGCCCAAGGGCGAGCACGTCCGTTCCGTGTTTGAAGGCCCGTACGGAATATGGGAAAACGCCTCCCCGTCAACACTTCTGATCGACAGCTCCACCGTCGACATCGAGACTTCGCGATACTGTCACGCCGAATCGACACGCCGCGGATTCCAGTTCGTCGACGCCCCGGTCTCCGGCGGGATCAGCGGCGCGCATGCCGCCACGCTGTGCTTCATGCTCGGCGGTGGCCTGGAAAGCGTCGGTGCGGCAACCGATTACATCAAGCCAATGGCCGGTCGGGTGATCCACGCGGGTGACGGCGGGGCCGGGGTCGCGGCCAAGATCTGCAACAACATGATGCTCTTCATCGACATGATGGCCAATTCGGAAGGCTCGCAGCTGGCCGAAAAGCTCGGCCTGGACCCCAAGGTATTCTGGGAGATCTGCTCGGTGTCGTCGGCCCGGTCCTGGGCCCAGCAGACCTGGTACCCGGTGCCGGACATCATCGAATCCGCTGCCGCCAACCGCAACTTCGACGCCACCTTCACCGTCGACCTGGCACATAAGGATGCCCGCCTGGCATTGGCCGCGGGAGAAGCCACGGGCGTGAAACTGCCGGCTGCCACCATGGTCACCGAACAGTTCCAGCA